TGGGTCAGCCGCTTGAGCACGGCACGGCCTTTCGGCGTGAGCATTAACAGACGGCAGCGTTTGTCGTACGGCGATATCGTACGCAGCAGATAGCCCTGTTCCTCGAGATGCACCAGCGTGCGCATCAGCGGAGGCAGTTCAATGCCCTGCACTTCCGCCAGCTCGCTGGTTGAGACGTTATCGCCCAGTTGTTGTAACTGCATCAGCGTGGTCCAGCTGGACTGCGTCAGGCCGGTGTCGGTTATCGCATTGTCGATAATGGCCCGCCATTGGCGCACCACCATCGCCATGCGCATCCCCATCGGGCGGCAGGCGAACAAAGCATCTTCAGTCATGAGGTCTCCTTAACAACGCAGGAGCAGATTAATACTTACCCTGATAAGTATCAAGAAACGTCTTAACGAAAGAGCATGGAATGCGAAATAAAAAACCCGGCGCTCAGGCCGGGTGAAGCAATCAATAATCCTCGCGTCGCAGCCCCACGTCCTTCAGCTGCGCGTCGCTGAGTCGATCCAGTGCCCGACGCGTTTTCCAGATACGCCAGTGTTGTCGCAGCCAGCGGCCGATCACTATGTAGATTTGAAATGGCGCTTTCGCGCGATTCTCATGAAATTCCATCCTGCACCTCCTCACGCTGTCAATAACGCTATTTTCGCCGGGAGGTGGGTTAACAATACAGATTCAAATTGTACTTTTATTTAACATACAGATCCGCTAAAACGGTATCTGCACGGCGTTTTTTACGCCTATCTGTACTGGTTTTGCCATCTGTATGGCATCAAATGGGGATACAGCAATGACGCGTTACCAGCATCTGGCGAATCTGCTCGCCGAACGGATCGAACAGGGGCTGTACCGTCATGGCGAGAAATTACCGTCCGTGCGCGCGCTCAGTCAGGAACACGGCGTCAGTATCAGCACCGTACAGCAAGCCTATCAGACGCTGGAAACGCTCCAGCTGATCACCCCGCAGCCGCGCTCTGGCTATTTTATCGCACCGCGTAAAGCGCAGCCGCCGGTACCGGCGATGTCGCGTCCGGTGCAGCGCCCGGTGGATGTGACTCATTGGGATCAGATCCTGACCATGCTGGATGCGCGCCACGATAAATCGATCATCCCGTTTGGCGGCGGATCGCCGGATATCACCCAGCCGAGTCTGAAGCCGCTCTGGCGCGAGATGACGCGTCTGGTGCAGCATCATGCCACCGATATCTTCAGCTATGACGAACTCGCCGGCCGCCGTGAACTGCGTGAACAAATCGCCCGCCTGATGCTCGACGGCGAAGCGGTGGTCAGTGCCGACGACATTATCATCACCAGCGGCTGCCACGCGGCGCTGGCGATTGCCCTGCTGGCGGTGTGCAAACCGGGCGATATCGTCGCCATTGAATCACCGTCGTTTTACGGCACCATGCAATTGCTGCGCGGTTTCGACATTAAGGCGATCGAGATCCCGACCGATCCCCAAACCGGGATCAGCGTCGAAGCCCTGGAAATGGCGCTGGAACAGTGGCCGATCAAAGGGGTGATCCTGGTGCCGAACTGCAACAATCCACTCGGGTTTATCATGCCGGATGCGCGTAAACGTGCGGTGCTGGCACTGGCCCAGCGCCACGATATCGTGATTTTCGAAGACGATGTTTACGGCGAACTGGCGAACGACTACCCCCGCCCACGCACCATAAAATCCTGGGATATCGATGGCCGCGTGCTGCTGTGCAGCTCCTTCACCAAAACCATCGCCCCTGGCCTGCGCGTAGGCTGGATTGTGCCGGGCCGCTATCACGACCGGGTGCTGCACATGAAATACGCCGCCACCGGCACCAACGTGCCGACGACACAACTGGCGGTCGCGGCTTTCGTGCGCGAGGGGCATTATCACCGCCACATGCGGCGTGTGCGCCAGATTTATCACAGCAATATGGAAACCTACACCTGCTGGCTGCGTCAGTATTTTCCATGCGGAATTTGCGTCACCCGGCCCGAAGGCGGCTTTATGCTGTGGGTCGAGCTGCCTGAAATGGTCGACATGGTGTGCGTCGCGAAACAGCTGTGCGAGCTAAAAATCCAGGTGGCGCCGGGTACGCTGTTTTCCGCTTCCGGCAAGTACCGCAACTGCCTGCGCATCAACTGCGCCCTGCCAACCACCGAGAAACACCGTGAAGTAATGGAAAAACTCGGGGAAGCCATTCATCTGGCGATGGAATAAGGGTCGAGTGACCGCCGGGATCACAACCTGAGCCGTGCAAGGTTTGAGTCGAGGAGTTGTCGCGGCATACTCGGGTAAACAAGGAATGATGGAGACAAAAATGAAGATTGCACACGTGGCACTATGGACCCGGGACCTGGACGCGCAGGCCGCATTCTGGCAGCGGTATTTCGACGGTTCGCCGAATGAGAAATACTTCAGTAAAAATCGTCCGGGATTTGCCTCTTATTTCATTACCCTGGCAGACGGCCCAACGATTGAGCTGATGACGCTGCCAGAATTGCCTGACGCCCCGGACAACCGCGAGTTTTGCGGCTGGGCGCACATCGCGCTGAACGTCGGCGATAAACAGGCGGTGGATGCGCTGTCGGCGAAAGCGAAAGAAGAAGGCATTCTGAAAAGCGGCCCGCGTATGACCGGCGACGGTTATTACGAAGCGATCATCCTCGACCCGGATGGCAACATGATTGAGATTGTGGCGGGCTGACCGATACGTTCCTCGCGACAGCGACTCTCTTCCCGAACGCCCAAAAGTCTCAAATAAAACCAATGATCCGTTGAGCCTCAAGGGCAGATCGAGTTCCATAGCACCTGATGATTTCTTTTTGACCTGGTGCTTATGATGAACAACCGTTTTGCATTATGCAGCGTGCTGGCGTTAATCCTGCTGCTGGCGGGTTGCGACCAGAAAGCCCCCCACACTCCACCACCGACGCGGCAGTACGGTACGCCGGTGTTTATCCAAAATCCGGTTATCGGCGCCGATGAACTCTATTCGCTGGTTTCCCCGATTGCGCTGTTTCCTGACAGCCTGCTGGCACAGGTGCTGGCGGCCAGTACTGCGCCCAATGACGTGGCGGTGAAATCCCTGGCCGCATTCCCGGACGTGCTGGAGCAGATGGTTAACAATCCCCAATGGACGAAATTCCTTGGCGTGGCCTATACCCGTCAGCCGCAGGACGTGATGAACGCGGTGCAAATTCTGCGTGCCAGAGCGCAGCAGAACGGTGCCCTCAAAACCTCGCCGCAACTGCGGGTGCAGTCGACCCCGGCATCGGCGACGGCGAGCGTCGGGAAAGCGGTTCCCGCTCCCGCGCAAACCATCACCATCCAACCGGCGCAGCCTGGCGTGGTTTACGTGCCGGTGTATCCGCTAACGGTGTATGGCAAGCCGCGCGTGATTTACTACCCAGGCTACGTACCGCCGCCGTCTAAATAGCGGGGGGCTTTTTGCCCGGTGGCGGTGTGATTACCGGGCTTTTGTTGTTTGGTCTGCTACCTAACAATTTTTCAGTTCCTCAAACCTTACTTTTACCCTAAGGCTGGTGTTAGGTTAAGAGTAGACGAACTGGAGGCGGGGATGATGGCGGCAGAAGCTAATATTGTTATTCATTAACATCACTGTAAAATGTTAATTCTCACCCTCTAATCCAATTATCATATTTCTCTTATTAATTCACCCAACTAATATTTAATGTAAAAAAATAACCCGAACAAATAACTCATTTCATACGAACACTGTATCTCCCGCCTTTTATTAATGATGAATTATAGAACCAAGCCATTTAAAAATATATTCAGTAACAATTGGACAATTGCCATGCCAATCAAAGCCTATACTATTTTTGCTGCGCTATATCGGAAAGCCTGCTTCAAGTAAAAAAGGAGCAGAGGGATGTGAGTTCTCAGTCATCGAGTTTGGTTAAGGGAATGCCATGGCAGATATTGAAGGTATAGCAAGAAGAATTTACGACATCGTTATTTCTCCTGATACAGTTACAGGACTTATCAATGGAGGTTTATCCGTTCCTTTAGATTATGGGTATCTGATTTACGGAATCTTTGATACGGATACAAGGTATGAGCGTGAAACAGAAAAAATACGCATGATGAATGCCATAAGACACGATA
This DNA window, taken from Scandinavium goeteborgense, encodes the following:
- a CDS encoding MarR family transcriptional regulator; translated protein: MTEDALFACRPMGMRMAMVVRQWRAIIDNAITDTGLTQSSWTTLMQLQQLGDNVSTSELAEVQGIELPPLMRTLVHLEEQGYLLRTISPYDKRCRLLMLTPKGRAVLKRLTHVIETCQQRVTENIPADVMDAFSNTLNQLACNMRNIRDDIK
- a CDS encoding DUF1127 domain-containing protein, with the translated sequence MEFHENRAKAPFQIYIVIGRWLRQHWRIWKTRRALDRLSDAQLKDVGLRREDY
- a CDS encoding PLP-dependent aminotransferase family protein produces the protein MTRYQHLANLLAERIEQGLYRHGEKLPSVRALSQEHGVSISTVQQAYQTLETLQLITPQPRSGYFIAPRKAQPPVPAMSRPVQRPVDVTHWDQILTMLDARHDKSIIPFGGGSPDITQPSLKPLWREMTRLVQHHATDIFSYDELAGRRELREQIARLMLDGEAVVSADDIIITSGCHAALAIALLAVCKPGDIVAIESPSFYGTMQLLRGFDIKAIEIPTDPQTGISVEALEMALEQWPIKGVILVPNCNNPLGFIMPDARKRAVLALAQRHDIVIFEDDVYGELANDYPRPRTIKSWDIDGRVLLCSSFTKTIAPGLRVGWIVPGRYHDRVLHMKYAATGTNVPTTQLAVAAFVREGHYHRHMRRVRQIYHSNMETYTCWLRQYFPCGICVTRPEGGFMLWVELPEMVDMVCVAKQLCELKIQVAPGTLFSASGKYRNCLRINCALPTTEKHREVMEKLGEAIHLAME
- a CDS encoding VOC family protein — protein: MKIAHVALWTRDLDAQAAFWQRYFDGSPNEKYFSKNRPGFASYFITLADGPTIELMTLPELPDAPDNREFCGWAHIALNVGDKQAVDALSAKAKEEGILKSGPRMTGDGYYEAIILDPDGNMIEIVAG
- a CDS encoding DUF3300 domain-containing protein is translated as MNNRFALCSVLALILLLAGCDQKAPHTPPPTRQYGTPVFIQNPVIGADELYSLVSPIALFPDSLLAQVLAASTAPNDVAVKSLAAFPDVLEQMVNNPQWTKFLGVAYTRQPQDVMNAVQILRARAQQNGALKTSPQLRVQSTPASATASVGKAVPAPAQTITIQPAQPGVVYVPVYPLTVYGKPRVIYYPGYVPPPSK